The Pirellulales bacterium genome has a window encoding:
- a CDS encoding sulfotransferase domain-containing protein, with amino-acid sequence MDTEIMIVSGLPRSGTSLMMQMLDNGGIEVVTDGTRTADVDNPKGYYEFEKVKAIQRDASWLAEARGKAVKMVSQLLYHLPGDERFRIIFMERDFDEMLASQEKMLARLGRSAPPREQIEGPFTAHLKRLREWLDQQRNMQVLYVSYNELIKEPRRHAECVRAFLGGAADVEKMLRAVDPSLYRNRKR; translated from the coding sequence ATGGACACGGAAATCATGATCGTCTCCGGTTTGCCGCGTTCGGGCACGTCGCTGATGATGCAAATGCTGGACAACGGCGGCATCGAGGTCGTGACGGACGGAACTCGCACCGCCGACGTCGACAACCCCAAAGGCTACTACGAGTTCGAGAAGGTCAAAGCCATCCAGCGCGACGCGTCGTGGCTGGCCGAGGCGCGGGGCAAGGCCGTCAAGATGGTCTCGCAGCTCCTCTACCATCTGCCCGGCGACGAGCGATTTCGGATCATCTTCATGGAGCGGGATTTCGACGAGATGCTCGCTTCGCAAGAGAAGATGCTCGCACGGCTGGGCCGGTCCGCGCCGCCTCGCGAGCAAATCGAGGGGCCGTTTACGGCGCACCTCAAGCGGCTGCGCGAGTGGCTGGACCAACAGCGCAACATGCAGGTTCTGTATGTCAGCTATAACGAGCTCATCAAGGAACCGCGCCGGCATGCCGAATGCGTTCGCGCGTTTCTCGGAGGCGCTGCCGACGTCGAAAAAATGCTGCGCGCGGTGGACCCGTCGCTGTACCGAAATCGGAAACGGTAG
- a CDS encoding ATP-binding cassette domain-containing protein: MARRRARASTAFASINPRSATRRHADLRESSDDLFAVRVRGLNHSFGEGELRKQVLFDNQLDLARGEIVIMTGPSGSGKTTLLTLIGGLRTVQQGQLMVLGRELHSLSAKELVDVRRDVGFIFQAHNLFDSLTALQNVSMSMELWDDDPAAIRERAIEILTILGLEKRIHYKPDQLSGGQKQRVAIARALASHPQLVLADEPTAALDRESGRDVVELLHKFAKEEACTVLMVTHDNRILDVADRIVNMVDGRVISDVLVQEAATITEFLQRNELFKNLSAGTLAEVADKVALERFAAGDVVIRQGDPGDKLYVIRSGKAEVHVTKDGQTRQVASLGPGDFFGEAALISGEPRNATVRAGETLEVYTLGKDDFKRVIDASPPFRDVLRRVLFARQ; this comes from the coding sequence ATGGCCAGGAGACGCGCGCGAGCGAGTACCGCCTTTGCCTCGATCAACCCCAGGTCGGCGACGCGGCGGCACGCGGACCTGAGAGAGTCGTCGGACGATCTGTTTGCCGTCCGCGTGCGGGGGCTCAACCATAGCTTCGGCGAGGGCGAGCTGCGAAAGCAAGTGCTGTTCGACAACCAGCTCGACCTGGCCCGCGGCGAGATTGTGATCATGACCGGGCCTTCCGGTTCCGGCAAAACGACCCTGTTGACGCTCATCGGCGGGCTGCGCACCGTGCAGCAAGGGCAGCTCATGGTGCTGGGCCGCGAGCTGCACAGCCTGAGCGCCAAAGAGCTGGTCGATGTGCGCCGCGATGTGGGTTTCATCTTTCAGGCCCACAACTTGTTCGATTCGCTCACGGCCCTGCAAAATGTCTCCATGTCGATGGAACTCTGGGACGACGACCCCGCGGCCATTCGCGAGCGGGCAATCGAGATACTCACCATCCTGGGCCTGGAGAAGCGAATTCACTACAAGCCCGATCAGCTTTCGGGCGGACAAAAACAGCGCGTGGCGATCGCGCGGGCGCTGGCGAGCCACCCGCAGTTGGTGCTGGCCGACGAGCCGACCGCGGCGCTCGACCGCGAGTCGGGCCGCGACGTCGTCGAGCTGCTGCACAAATTTGCCAAGGAAGAAGCTTGCACGGTACTGATGGTCACGCACGACAATCGCATTCTGGACGTGGCCGACCGCATCGTGAACATGGTCGACGGCCGCGTTATCTCCGACGTGCTGGTGCAAGAGGCGGCCACGATCACCGAATTCCTGCAACGCAACGAGCTGTTCAAGAACCTGTCGGCCGGCACGCTGGCCGAAGTGGCCGACAAGGTGGCGCTGGAGCGGTTCGCGGCCGGCGACGTGGTGATTCGCCAGGGCGATCCGGGCGACAAACTGTATGTGATCCGTTCGGGCAAGGCCGAAGTCCACGTGACCAAAGACGGCCAAACACGCCAGGTGGCGAGTTTGGGACCGGGCGATTTCTTCGGCGAAGCGGCCCTGATCAGCGGCGAGCCGCGCAACGCCACGGTGCGGGCCGGCGAGACGCTGGAGGTCTATACGTTGGGCAAAGACGACTTCAAACGCGTGATCGACGCCAGCCCGCCTTTCCGCGATGTGTTGCGGCGGGTGCTGTTCGCCCGGCAGTAA
- a CDS encoding citrate/2-methylcitrate synthase yields MSEEIYRPGLEGVVAGETAVSTLAGGLQYRGYAVEELAGDATFEEVAFLILHGELPTAAELDAFRARLVEAQSLDPAIVGLLRLLPAQAPLMDVMRTAASLLAHWDSDAADSRHAANLRKAERLVAQLPVVMAARQRLTAGKEPVPPDGRLSLAANVLWMLNREVPSPQAVKAMDVSLILYAEHEFNASTFTARVVASTLSDLHSAVTAAIGALKGPLHGGANERVMEVLAEVGSSANADRWVREALAAKRRIMGFGHRVYKSGDPRAVYLKTLCGELARETGHEDMERMAEVIETVVRQEKSLPPNLDWPSARLYHYLGLPVELYTPLFVISRVTGWSAHVIEQLDNNRLIRPRSRYTGPAHRPLVPLAKRG; encoded by the coding sequence ATGAGCGAAGAGATTTACCGTCCGGGGCTGGAAGGCGTTGTCGCCGGCGAGACGGCGGTCAGCACTCTGGCCGGTGGCCTGCAATACCGCGGATACGCCGTCGAAGAACTGGCCGGCGATGCCACGTTTGAGGAGGTCGCATTTCTCATTCTGCACGGCGAGTTGCCGACCGCGGCGGAGCTCGACGCCTTTCGTGCCCGGCTGGTCGAAGCCCAGTCGCTCGATCCGGCGATCGTCGGTCTCCTGCGGTTGCTGCCGGCCCAGGCGCCGCTGATGGACGTGATGCGCACGGCCGCCAGCCTGTTGGCCCATTGGGATTCCGACGCCGCCGACAGCCGCCACGCAGCCAACCTGCGAAAAGCCGAACGGCTGGTGGCCCAGTTGCCGGTCGTCATGGCCGCCCGGCAACGGCTGACGGCGGGCAAAGAGCCGGTGCCGCCCGATGGCCGCCTGTCGCTGGCGGCCAACGTGCTTTGGATGTTGAACCGCGAAGTCCCTTCGCCGCAAGCCGTCAAGGCGATGGACGTCTCTTTGATTCTCTACGCCGAGCACGAGTTCAACGCCTCGACATTCACCGCCCGCGTGGTGGCCTCGACCTTGAGCGATTTGCACTCCGCCGTCACCGCGGCCATCGGGGCCCTGAAGGGCCCGCTGCACGGCGGCGCCAACGAGCGCGTGATGGAAGTGCTGGCCGAGGTCGGCAGCTCGGCGAATGCCGACCGCTGGGTGCGCGAGGCCCTGGCGGCCAAACGCCGCATCATGGGCTTCGGGCATCGCGTCTACAAGTCGGGCGACCCGCGGGCCGTCTATTTGAAGACGCTTTGTGGCGAGCTGGCCCGCGAGACCGGCCACGAAGATATGGAACGAATGGCGGAGGTCATCGAGACCGTGGTACGGCAAGAGAAGAGTTTGCCGCCCAATCTCGATTGGCCCAGCGCCCGCTTGTATCACTATCTGGGTTTGCCGGTCGAGCTTTATACACCGTTGTTCGTCATCAGCCGCGTGACCGGCTGGAGCGCTCACGTGATCGAGCAATTGGACAACAACCGCTTGATCCGGCCGCGCTCGCGTTACACCGGTCCGGCACATCGCCCGCTGGTGCCGCTGGCCAAGCGGGGATAG
- a CDS encoding isoprenylcysteine carboxylmethyltransferase family protein — protein MEAERAASWAFRARGLVGALLGVAFGTLVVFSPPLFSQAQWERIPLEVLGWLTFFAGAAMRFWATLYIGGRKRQVIVSEGPYSICRNPLYLGTFLIALSTAIILESMTFLACVLVGAVFYAWATVPAEERYLSRRFGGPYHRYCREVPRFLPRLANFGTPDTIVVNIRALRLECCRAARWVLLPVVADLLCRLRCETWWPHWVNLP, from the coding sequence ATGGAAGCCGAACGGGCGGCAAGCTGGGCCTTTCGTGCTCGCGGGCTGGTGGGAGCGCTGCTGGGGGTCGCTTTCGGCACGCTGGTGGTCTTTTCGCCGCCGCTCTTCTCGCAGGCCCAATGGGAGCGGATTCCGCTGGAGGTGCTGGGCTGGCTCACGTTCTTCGCCGGCGCCGCAATGCGTTTCTGGGCCACGCTTTACATCGGCGGCCGCAAACGCCAGGTGATCGTCAGCGAGGGGCCGTACTCGATTTGCCGCAATCCGCTTTATTTGGGCACGTTTCTGATCGCCCTGTCGACGGCCATTATCCTCGAGAGCATGACGTTTCTGGCCTGCGTGCTGGTGGGGGCGGTGTTTTATGCCTGGGCCACCGTGCCGGCGGAAGAGCGCTATCTGAGCCGGCGATTTGGCGGTCCTTATCACCGCTATTGCCGCGAGGTGCCGCGCTTCCTTCCCCGGCTGGCGAACTTCGGCACGCCCGACACGATCGTGGTGAACATCCGGGCGTTACGCCTGGAATGCTGTCGTGCGGCCCGCTGGGTGTTGCTGCCCGTCGTGGCCGATCTGCTTTGTCGCCTGCGTTGCGAAACCTGGTGGCCGCATTGGGTGAACTTGCCGTAG